AGCTGCCCGGGATGTGCCTGCTGGGCGAGGCCCAGATCGTCGCGGGCGACCACGAGGCGTGCGCCCGGACCTATCGCAGGCTTCTGCCGTACGAGGACAGGATCGCCTTCGGGGCCGGGACGTTCTGCGCCGGGCCGGTCGGTTACTACCTGGGGCGGCTGGCCCACCTGGGCCGGGCCGCCGGGCCGGAGACGGCGCGGGCGCATCTGGAGGCGGCCGGGAAGCGGTGCGCGGCGGCCGGGCTGACCTGGTGGGCGGCGCGCATCGCCGCCGAGCGCGAGGCCGTACGCGGATGACGACCGGGTGGTGAGCGGGCCGCAAGCCGGCGTTGAGTCGCGGTGAAGGCGGGTCCCGCATCGTGGGGCCATGACAACACCGACGCAGACCCGGCGCCGACCGGGCGAACCCGCTCCCGACCTCGTCACGTTCCTCGTCTTCCACGCCGGCCTGCGGCGCGAGTTCGGCAGGCTGGCCGAGGTCCTCGACCGCTGCGACCCCCGCGACGCGCGGCGCCGCGCGGTCGTCGACGAGCACCTCGCGCTGCTGCTGCGGGCCCTGCATCATCACCACACCGAGGAGGACGAGGCGATCTGGCCGCTGCTGCGCGATCTCGTCCCGGAGGCCCGCGCGGTGCTGGACCGGCTGGAGGCCGACCATCAGGAGATGGACGCGGTCATCGGCAGGCTCTCCGCCGGCGGCCGGCCCGTTCGCGAGGTCGCCACCGACCTGCGCGCGCTCGACCGGCTGCTCAACACCCACCTCGACCTGGAGGAATCCGAGGTCGTTCCGCTGATCAGGGAGCACGTCAGCGCGGCCTGGTGGGAGGAGTCGGGCAAGAAGGTCAGCAAGAGCCACGGCCGCGACCTCCCGATGCTCGCCGCCTGGCTGGTCGACGTGGCCACCCCCGCCGACCGCGAACACATCTTCGCCACCGCCCCGGCGATCATGCGGATCCTCTACCGGCTCTCCTGGCGCCGCGCCTACGAGCGCCGGGTGTCGCAGGTCTACGGGTGAGCCGCGGTCACTGCCCCCGCGACGCGGACGGTGCCCGGCGCGCCCCCTCGGCGGCGGTGCCGCCGGGCGCCGAGGCGGGCGTCCGGTGCGCCTGGCAGTGACCGGCTCTGCTTCACACGGCCGCCGCGACCGCGGCGGCGACGAAGAGCACCTGCAGGGCGGTGCGTGCGGGCAGCGGAGTCACCGGCTTTCCCGCCAGGGTGAGGCCGCGGCGCGCCGCCGAGACGTTGGCCGGGAACATGGCGATCATCAGCAGCGCGAGCCCGATCGCGGCGTACGGCGCGGTCGGCGGCAGCAGCAGCCCGGCCGCGCCGGCCAGCTCCAGCACCCCGGTGAGGGTGACCAGCAGGGCGGGCCGGGGGAACGCCGCGGGGATCATGGCGACGAAGTCCCGCCGCCACGAGGGCAGGAAATGCGGCACACCGGTGAAGACGAACATCAACGCCAGCGCGCCGCGCAGCGCGGGCTGCCAGCCGTCGAGCATGTCGACGCCCGCCAGGCCCAGCAGCCGCAGGGCGGCGAAACCCCCGATGAGGGCGATGAAGGGAACCATCCCTCCTCCAATCTTGTCATTGGCTAGATTGGGGGAGGCTCCGGCATCTTGTCAACGTCAAGATAGAGTGGGCGGCCCAAGGCAGCGCAGCACGGAGGTGAGCAAGATCAACGGGCCGGCCTACCATCACGGCAACCTGCGGCGGGCCGTCCTCGACGCCGCCCTCCAGGCCATCGGCGAGTCCGGTCCGGCCGGATGGAGCCTGCGCGAGCTGGCCCGCCGTGCGGGCGTCTCGCATGCCGCGCCCGCGCACCACTTCGGCGACAAGACGGGACTGCTGACGGCCGTGGCCGCCGAGGGCTTCGAGCTGTTCGCCGACAGCCTGGAACGCGCGGCCGGGGACGACGTATTCGCGGTGGGGGTGGCCTACGTGCGCTTCGCCATCGACCACAGGCCCTACTTCGAGGTGATGTTCCGTCCGGAGCTGTATCGCGCGGACGATCCCGGGATGCGCTCGGCGCGTGAGCGTGCCGCCCATGTGCTCGTCACCAGCGCCGGCGCGCTGTCGCCGAGCCCGGCGCAGGACCGGCTGACCACGATCGCGGCGTGGTCGCTCGCCCACGGCTTCGCCGGCCTGTGGCTCAGCGGCTCCCTGCCGGAAAGCGCCCAGGGCGATCCGGAGACGATCGCCCGCGCGCTCGTCGAGCTCGTGTTCGGTCCCTGGGCGGGACCGGATCGGGGTAGGCGGCCTGGAGAGCCGCCGGAATTGTGACTATGCCGGGGCATGGAACGATCCCTATGCTCTCCTCGAAATGGTTCGTTTATGGGTTCTCGGCCAGTTCCGGGCCGAAGTGGGCGGGCATCCGGTCGACCTCGGACCGCCGCTCCAGCGGGCGGTGCTGGCGAGACTGGTCTGCGCCGGCGGGCACGTCGTCTCGACCGACCGGTTCATCGACGATCTGTGGCAGGGCCAGCCTCCGCCGAAGGCCCTCGGCGCCCTGCAGGTCTACATCTCCAACCTGCGCCGCGCCCTCGAACCCGGCCGCGCACCGCGGACTCCGGCGAAGGTCCTGGTGACCGCTCCCCCCGGATATGTGCTGCACCTCGACGCCGGCGCCGTGGACGCGTGGCGCTTTCCCACGCTGATGGACGCGGCGTCGGGCCTCCTCAGCGGGGGGCAACCGGCCGAGGCGCTGCGCACGGTCGACGAGGCCCTCTCGCTGTGGAGGGGATCCGCCTTCGCCGAGTTCGGCGACGAGGACTGGGCGGTGCCGGAGGCGGCCCGGCTGGAAGAGATGAGAATGCTGGCCGCCGAGTATCGCGCGGAGGCGAAGCTCGCGCTCGGCCGGCACGCCGAGATCGTGCCGGAGCTGGAACGGCATGTCGCCGACCATCCGCTGCGCGAGGACGCCGTACGTCTCCTGGCCCTCGCCTACTACCGCTCGGGACGGCAGGCCGACGCCCTGGCGGCGCTGCGCAGGACCCGGGCCAAGCTGGCGGAGGAGCTGGGTATGGACCCCGGCCCCGCCCTGCGCGCTCTCGAGGCCGGCATCCTCACGCACAGCGAAGCCCTCGACGCGCCGAAGACCGCCGCCGCGCCGGTGAGTCTCACCCCGCCGCCGGCCGCTCAATCCCCGGCCACACCGTCCCCCGCCGCACCGCCGGCCGACAATCGGCCGGCCCGGATGATCGGCCGTACGGCGGAGCTCGGCCGCCTGGTCTCCGCCGCCGAGCAGGCCGGGCACGGGTTCCGCGTGGCCTGGCTGGGCGGCGACCCCGGCGCGGGCAAGAGCACGCTGGCCGACGCCCTGCTGCGGCGCCTCGCGGACGAGGGCTGGCGGACCGCGGTCGGCCGGTGCCCGGAGACGCTCGGCGGCGTGCCGCCCGCGTGGGCGTGGACGGAGGTCCTGCGGACCCTGTTCGCGGTCCATCCTCCCGACCCCGGGACGGAGGCGCGGCTCGCGCCCCTGTTGCGGGAGGACTCCCCCGGCGCCGGCCAGTTCCTGCTGGCCCAGGCGGTGGGCGACTACCTGGAGAGCGTTGCGGGGCCGCTGCTGCTCGTGCTGGAGGACGTCCACCGCGCCGACGACGCCACCTTGCAGCTGCTGCGTCACCTGGCGGCGAGGCTGGCGGGCGTCCCCGTTCTGGTGGTCCTCACGCACCGGCCGTCGGAGGCGGGCGACCACCTGATGGCGGCGGGGGCCGCCCTGGCCGTGCAGACGGCGGAGAACGTGACGCTCGCGGGGCTGGACGAGGACGACGTCCGCCGCCTGCTGCTGGAACGCTCCGGCCTTGAGGCCGGCCCGCACACGGTCCGCACGGTCGCCGAACGGACCGGCGGCAACCCGCTGTTCGTGGCCGAGACCGCCCGCCTGATGGCGACGGAGGGAGCCGCGGCGGCCCACTCGCTGCCACCCGGGGTCCGCGACCTCATCCGCAGGCGGATCGCCCGCCTTCCCGCGACCGCGCAGACGACGCTGCGCAACGCCGCCGTCATGGGCCGGGACGCCGACGTCGACGTGCTGGTCGCCGTGCAGAACGCCGACGAGGAGACCGTCCTCGACGGCCTGGAGGCGGGGGTGCTCGCCGGGCTGCTCACCGAGCCGGCTCCGGGCATGGTGCGGTTCACCCATGTGCTCGTCCGCGAGACCCTCTACGAGGACATCCCCCGGCTGCGCCGTACCCGGCTGCACGCGAAGGTCCTCACCGCGCTGGAACGGGTGCACCCGGGCGACGTCGGCGCGCTCGGCTACCACGCGCTGGCCGCCGCCACGGCGGCCACCGCGCGCGAGGCCGCGCAGTACGCGCGCGAGGCGGCGGCGCAGGCGTCCGGCGTCTACGCCCACAGCGAGGCGGCGAGCCTGCTGGAGGGCGCGCTCGACGCGCTCGAACTGGCGACGGAGCCCGCGGACGACCTCCGGCTCGACCTGCTGTGCCGGCTGGTCTCGGCGCGGGCGAGCGCGGGCGACATCATCCGGGCCACGGCCACCCGCCGGCGCGCCCTGGCGCTGGCCAGACGACTCGGCGACGCCGGGGCCCTCGCCCGTGCGGCGGTCGCCCTCGACGCCCCCATGATCTGGCAGAACGACAACGAGCTCGACGTCGACATCGTGGAGACCATCCACGCCTGCCTGCCCGCGGCGACCGGCGAGCTCAGGTGCCGGCTCCTCGCCGCCCTGACGCAGGAGATGGGCGGCCACGACGAGGAGATCGTCGACAGCGCGAGCGCCGAGGCCGTCGAGATCGCCCGCGGCCTCGGTGATCCCCGGCTGCTGTGCGTGGCGCTCGCCGCACGCTACTGGGCGACCTTCGTGCCGGGCCGCCGCGACGAGCTGGAGCCGGTCGGGCACGAGCTGCTGGAGGTCTCCGCCCGCGAAGGGCTGCTCGGCTACCAGACGCTCGGCCACCACGCGCTGTGCATGGTCGCGCTGGGCCGCAACGACTGGGCCACGGCCGAACGGCACGCCGGGCGGGCGGTGGAATACTCCACGAGCGGCCAGCTGGGCCTCGTCCTGGCCATCATCGCGTTCCTCGACGCCCTCCGCCTCCTGGTGAAGGGGGAGTTCGAGCAGGCCGAGGCGGTCTACACGGTCCTGTCCGACCGGATGGGAGAGGCCGGAGGTCCCAACGCCGCCTCCTTCCGTAGCCTCGCCCGGTTCGTGGTGCGCCTCGCCTGCGGCCGGGCGCACGAGTCGGTGGCCGAGCTCGCCGCCGCCCGCGCCCAGATCCCCGGGGAGATCGACGAGTTCTACGTCAGCGCGCTGGTCGCCGCCGGGCGCCTCGAGGAGGCCCGGTCCGCCTGGCCGGTGGACCGCTGGCCGACGCGGTGGGTCTACCACACGATCAACGTGGCGCTCCGCGCGGGCAACGCGATGGCCCTCGGCGCCCGGGAGGTGGCCGAGGAGTGCTATCGCCTTCTCCTTCCGTTCCGGGAGGAGATGGTCGGCCTGCACACGGTGGCGGTCACGCTCGGCCCGGCCGGTCTCGTGCTGGGGAGGCTGGCGGAGTACCTCGGCGACCCCGCCGCGGCGGCGGAGCACTACGCCACCGCCGCCGGCGTCGCCGGACAGCTCGACTCGCCGCACTGGCGTGCGGAGGCGCTGCGGGCGCGCGAGGAGGTGCTGCGGGCGCTCGACGCGCTGAAACCGTGAGGCCAGAGCCGCCAAGTGGCCGCCAAACAGGCGTTTAGCGGCCGGGGCCACCGTGGTTCCGACACCGATTCGGACATCATGGAGGCTCACCGTGGAGACCCCCGATCTCACCGGGATCCGCATCATCCACCGCGCCATGCGCGGCGACCTGCACCGGCTCCGCGCGCTCGCCGAGGACCTCGAGGCGGGACGCCAGCGGGCGGACCCGGCGCGCGCCGCCGCCATCACCCGCTACGCGGAGGACGTCTGCGGCGCGATCCACCACCACCACAGCAGGGAGGACGAGATCGTCTGGCCGGTCATCGAGCGGTCGGCGGGCACCGCCGTCGACCTCGCCGACCTGTCCGACGACCACTCCGAGCTCGACCCCCTGCTCGAGCGGGTCCGCGTGGCGGCGCGGGCCTTCGCGGGCGGCCGGGCCGTCTCCGAGCTGGCTGCCGCGCTGCGCACATTGTCGGAGCTCATCGACGAGCACATCGAGGAGGAGGAGCGCAGGATCTTCCCGGTCATCGAGAAGTACGTCTCGGCGGCCGACTGGAAGACGATGGAGAAGTCGCTCAAGGGCGGCGGCGACCCGCGTTTCGAGCTCGCCTGGGTCGACCGGTACGCGAGCCCGGAGGAGATGGCCCACATCCGCAGGCTGGCCGGGCCGGTCCTCAGCCTGCTCCTGACGCTGGCGCGGCCCTCCTACCGGCGCCGCCAGCGGCTCGTCTTCGGGAGCTGAGCGGCCGTGGCACGACGTTCCCGTCTGTACAACAGGATCATCCGGTACGTCTGCGACCGGCAGGTCCGCAGTTACCGCAGGACCGGCGGGCGCAGGCCCGCCACCATGCGCGGCATCCCCGTCCTGCTCCTCACGACGCGAGGCCGCAGGACCGGCCTGCCCAGGACCCGGCCGGTCGGCTACGGCAGGGACGGCCGCCGGTTCGTCGTCGTCGCCTCGAACGGAGGCGACGACGCCACTCCCGCCTGGTGGCTCAACCTGCGGGACGACCCGGTCGCGGACATCGAGGTGGGCGGCGACGACGGTCTCACCGTGCTCAGGGTGCGCGCCGTCGAGGCCACCGGCGAGGAGTACGACCGCCTGTGGCGGGCGATGAGCCGGCGGCACCCCGTCTACGAGAAGTACAAGGAGATGACGCGGCGCCGCATCCCCGTGGTGGTGCTCGAACCTCTCGACGCCCTCCCCACGTGATCCGGCCGCCGGAGGGGGCCGTGCCCGGCCCCCGCCCCGGCGCACCCGCGCGCCTATTGGTCCCGGGCGCGCCTGTCCCGGGCGGTGGGGGCGTCGAACTCCTCGTCCGGGACGACCAGCTCGTTGCCGGCCAGACCGGCCTCGCCGGCGACCGCGGCGAGCTCGGAGCCGAGCGACTCGTGGGCGGCGGCGCGGTGCCCGCGGCGGACGCGGTCGGTCAGCAGCGACGACAGGGCGGCCACCAGGCATGCGGCCACGGCGAACCAGAAGGCGATGACCAGGCCCTGGTGGAAGGGACCCGCGATGAGGTGGGGGAAGAACTCCTTGCTCGTCAGATGGGCGCCGCCGTCGGGCAGCCGATCCAGGATGCCGCCGAGGAGCTGCCTGAACGGGTTGTATCCGAGGAACGCCGCGAACAGCACGGCGATCGGCGGCAGCTGGGCGATGCCCTCGGCCTGCGCGGCGGGCACGCCCTGGGCCACCAGCTCGTCGTGCATGGTGTGCGGCAGCGACTGCGCCAGGCCCGCGATCATCAGGCTGAAGAACACGCCGATGGACAGCACCATCGAGGAGTTCTGGAAGGTCGCGGTCATGCCCGCGCCGACGCCGCGGGACTCCGCCGGGACCGAGTTCATGATCTCCGCGCGGTTGGGCGAGGAGAACAGGCCGGACCCGACGCCGTTGACCAGGATGAGCAGCGCGAAGACGCCGTAGCCGAAGTCCGTCGGCAGGGTCATCAGGGCGTAGAAGCTCGCCGCGGTGACCAGGGCGCCGCCGACCGTGAACTTCCGCGGCCCGAACCGGTCCGACAGCCAGCCGGAGACGGGCGCCGACAGCAGGAAGCCCACGGTCAGCGGGATCATGTAGATGCCCGCCCACAGGGGCGTCTCCTCGAAGCTGTAGCCGTGCAGCGGCAGCCAGATGCCCTGCAGCCAGATGATCAGCATGAACTGCAGGCCGCCGCGCCCGAGGGCGGTGAGCAGGCTGGCGACGTTGCCCGCGAGGAACGCCCGGTCGCGGAACAGCGTGAGCCGGAACAGCGGTTCGGCCACCCTGGTCTCGATCCAGGCGAACAGCGCCAGCAGCAGGACGCCCCCGGCGAGCGCGGTGATCACCCAGGGGTTGCCCCAGCCCATCACGCCGGTCCCGTACGGCTGGATGCCGTAGGTGATGCCGACCAGCAGCGCGATGAGGCCGACGGCGAAGGTCGCGTTGCCCCACCAGTCCATCCGCGCCCGGCGCCGCACGCCGTTGTCGCGCAGCTTGACGTACGCCCAGATCGTGCCGAAGACCCCGAACGGCACGGAGACCAGGAAGATCGCCTTCCAGTTCACCGGGGCGAGGACACCACCGATGACCAGGCCGAGGAAGGAGCCCGCGATGGCCGCGATCGAGTTGATGCCGAGCGCGGTGCCGCGCTGGCG
This genomic interval from Microbispora sp. ZYX-F-249 contains the following:
- a CDS encoding hemerythrin domain-containing protein, with product MTTPTQTRRRPGEPAPDLVTFLVFHAGLRREFGRLAEVLDRCDPRDARRRAVVDEHLALLLRALHHHHTEEDEAIWPLLRDLVPEARAVLDRLEADHQEMDAVIGRLSAGGRPVREVATDLRALDRLLNTHLDLEESEVVPLIREHVSAAWWEESGKKVSKSHGRDLPMLAAWLVDVATPADREHIFATAPAIMRILYRLSWRRAYERRVSQVYG
- a CDS encoding DoxX family protein yields the protein MVPFIALIGGFAALRLLGLAGVDMLDGWQPALRGALALMFVFTGVPHFLPSWRRDFVAMIPAAFPRPALLVTLTGVLELAGAAGLLLPPTAPYAAIGLALLMIAMFPANVSAARRGLTLAGKPVTPLPARTALQVLFVAAAVAAAV
- a CDS encoding TetR/AcrR family transcriptional regulator, with protein sequence MSKINGPAYHHGNLRRAVLDAALQAIGESGPAGWSLRELARRAGVSHAAPAHHFGDKTGLLTAVAAEGFELFADSLERAAGDDVFAVGVAYVRFAIDHRPYFEVMFRPELYRADDPGMRSARERAAHVLVTSAGALSPSPAQDRLTTIAAWSLAHGFAGLWLSGSLPESAQGDPETIARALVELVFGPWAGPDRGRRPGEPPEL
- a CDS encoding BTAD domain-containing putative transcriptional regulator translates to MVRLWVLGQFRAEVGGHPVDLGPPLQRAVLARLVCAGGHVVSTDRFIDDLWQGQPPPKALGALQVYISNLRRALEPGRAPRTPAKVLVTAPPGYVLHLDAGAVDAWRFPTLMDAASGLLSGGQPAEALRTVDEALSLWRGSAFAEFGDEDWAVPEAARLEEMRMLAAEYRAEAKLALGRHAEIVPELERHVADHPLREDAVRLLALAYYRSGRQADALAALRRTRAKLAEELGMDPGPALRALEAGILTHSEALDAPKTAAAPVSLTPPPAAQSPATPSPAAPPADNRPARMIGRTAELGRLVSAAEQAGHGFRVAWLGGDPGAGKSTLADALLRRLADEGWRTAVGRCPETLGGVPPAWAWTEVLRTLFAVHPPDPGTEARLAPLLREDSPGAGQFLLAQAVGDYLESVAGPLLLVLEDVHRADDATLQLLRHLAARLAGVPVLVVLTHRPSEAGDHLMAAGAALAVQTAENVTLAGLDEDDVRRLLLERSGLEAGPHTVRTVAERTGGNPLFVAETARLMATEGAAAAHSLPPGVRDLIRRRIARLPATAQTTLRNAAVMGRDADVDVLVAVQNADEETVLDGLEAGVLAGLLTEPAPGMVRFTHVLVRETLYEDIPRLRRTRLHAKVLTALERVHPGDVGALGYHALAAATAATAREAAQYAREAAAQASGVYAHSEAASLLEGALDALELATEPADDLRLDLLCRLVSARASAGDIIRATATRRRALALARRLGDAGALARAAVALDAPMIWQNDNELDVDIVETIHACLPAATGELRCRLLAALTQEMGGHDEEIVDSASAEAVEIARGLGDPRLLCVALAARYWATFVPGRRDELEPVGHELLEVSAREGLLGYQTLGHHALCMVALGRNDWATAERHAGRAVEYSTSGQLGLVLAIIAFLDALRLLVKGEFEQAEAVYTVLSDRMGEAGGPNAASFRSLARFVVRLACGRAHESVAELAAARAQIPGEIDEFYVSALVAAGRLEEARSAWPVDRWPTRWVYHTINVALRAGNAMALGAREVAEECYRLLLPFREEMVGLHTVAVTLGPAGLVLGRLAEYLGDPAAAAEHYATAAGVAGQLDSPHWRAEALRAREEVLRALDALKP
- a CDS encoding hemerythrin domain-containing protein; its protein translation is METPDLTGIRIIHRAMRGDLHRLRALAEDLEAGRQRADPARAAAITRYAEDVCGAIHHHHSREDEIVWPVIERSAGTAVDLADLSDDHSELDPLLERVRVAARAFAGGRAVSELAAALRTLSELIDEHIEEEERRIFPVIEKYVSAADWKTMEKSLKGGGDPRFELAWVDRYASPEEMAHIRRLAGPVLSLLLTLARPSYRRRQRLVFGS
- a CDS encoding nitroreductase/quinone reductase family protein, with the protein product MARRSRLYNRIIRYVCDRQVRSYRRTGGRRPATMRGIPVLLLTTRGRRTGLPRTRPVGYGRDGRRFVVVASNGGDDATPAWWLNLRDDPVADIEVGGDDGLTVLRVRAVEATGEEYDRLWRAMSRRHPVYEKYKEMTRRRIPVVVLEPLDALPT
- a CDS encoding MFS transporter — translated: MAVANQSRAGASPQSAPSSRYKWIALSNTTLGVLMVTINQSIVLIALPDVFRGIRLNPLDPGNTGYLLWMMMGFMVVTAVLVVMFGRLGDMFGRVRMYNLGFAVFSLCSIMLSLTWMDGDAGAMWLIGWRIVQGIGGALLFANSTAILTDAFPVRQRGTALGINSIAAIAGSFLGLVIGGVLAPVNWKAIFLVSVPFGVFGTIWAYVKLRDNGVRRRARMDWWGNATFAVGLIALLVGITYGIQPYGTGVMGWGNPWVITALAGGVLLLALFAWIETRVAEPLFRLTLFRDRAFLAGNVASLLTALGRGGLQFMLIIWLQGIWLPLHGYSFEETPLWAGIYMIPLTVGFLLSAPVSGWLSDRFGPRKFTVGGALVTAASFYALMTLPTDFGYGVFALLILVNGVGSGLFSSPNRAEIMNSVPAESRGVGAGMTATFQNSSMVLSIGVFFSLMIAGLAQSLPHTMHDELVAQGVPAAQAEGIAQLPPIAVLFAAFLGYNPFRQLLGGILDRLPDGGAHLTSKEFFPHLIAGPFHQGLVIAFWFAVAACLVAALSSLLTDRVRRGHRAAAHESLGSELAAVAGEAGLAGNELVVPDEEFDAPTARDRRARDQ